Proteins from a single region of Phreatobacter oligotrophus:
- a CDS encoding ABC transporter substrate-binding protein, whose translation MVRLISLAVLACLASVPARAQGVLNLYCSVQIEWCQAAATNFQRETGIRVNVTQRGSGETLAAIRAEAQNPRGDLWFGGTGDPHLAAAEENLTQAYESPHAGQLQPWALAQHRQSGGRAIGVYAGAVGFGFNSELLQRRGLAPPRSWADLVDPRYRGEIQVANPNSSGTAYVIIATLVQLMGEDRAFAYLRELHPNINAYARSGTGPIKAVARGETAISLSFVHDAVTEKNAGFPVGWTTPTEGTGFEIGSMSILRGARNLAQARRFYDWALTVEAQRLGFDIGKQLQTPSNRAAPLTEGAPDLTVIRLIDYDFARYGRSAERRRLIERWDREIGALPR comes from the coding sequence ATGGTCCGCTTGATCTCGCTCGCGGTGCTGGCTTGTCTCGCCTCGGTCCCGGCTCGGGCCCAGGGCGTGCTCAACCTCTACTGCTCCGTGCAGATCGAGTGGTGCCAGGCGGCTGCGACCAATTTCCAGCGCGAGACGGGCATCCGGGTGAACGTGACGCAGCGCGGCTCCGGCGAAACGCTGGCGGCAATCCGCGCCGAAGCGCAGAACCCGCGCGGCGACCTCTGGTTCGGCGGGACTGGGGATCCCCATCTCGCCGCTGCCGAGGAGAACCTCACCCAGGCCTATGAGAGCCCCCATGCCGGGCAGCTTCAGCCCTGGGCCCTCGCCCAGCACCGCCAGTCCGGCGGGCGAGCCATCGGCGTCTATGCCGGTGCCGTGGGCTTCGGCTTCAACAGCGAGCTTCTCCAGCGCCGTGGTCTGGCTCCGCCCCGCAGCTGGGCCGACCTGGTCGATCCACGCTATCGCGGCGAGATCCAGGTGGCGAACCCCAACTCCTCCGGCACCGCCTATGTGATCATCGCAACGCTCGTCCAGCTCATGGGCGAGGACCGCGCCTTCGCCTATCTGCGGGAGCTCCACCCCAACATCAACGCCTACGCGCGCTCCGGCACGGGACCGATCAAGGCAGTGGCGCGCGGCGAGACGGCCATCTCGCTGTCCTTCGTCCACGACGCGGTGACCGAGAAGAATGCCGGGTTTCCGGTGGGCTGGACCACTCCGACGGAGGGCACCGGCTTCGAGATCGGCTCGATGTCGATCCTGCGCGGCGCGCGCAACCTCGCCCAGGCGCGCCGCTTCTATGACTGGGCCCTGACGGTCGAGGCGCAGCGCCTCGGCTTCGACATCGGCAAGCAGTTGCAGACGCCCTCCAACAGGGCCGCCCCGCTGACGGAAGGCGCGCCCGACCTGACTGTCATCAGGCTCATCGACTATGATTTCGCGCGCTATGGTCGTTCGGCGGAGCGCCGCCGACTCATCGAGCGCTGGGACCGCGAGATCGGCGCCCTGCCGCGCTGA
- a CDS encoding patatin-like phospholipase family protein, with product MPDIKTVLDEDRTKPLEEAPGLCLSGGGYRAMVFHVGAIYRLNELGLLGKLGRISSVSGGSMTAGALAAHWPDLAWSNGRATNLDEQLLKPVLRQARESIDVSSALQRFNPLSSPARAAAKSYSRNLTKGLALKDIVAPPNGPRFVFNATSLMTGKAVRFRQDYIADYTVGVFTGVNVSLAQAIAASAAFPPVLSPASLSLAGAALDPATKGPSAAGAMLETWLLTDGGVYDNLGSETVWKRCRTIFVSNAGKPFAVDEQPPTDLLQQPLRVLDLMGAQQEDFRERVLAHAFDIGARVGAMWGLTSSGINLAGPTSLLTQDEFLAAQAVGTRLEAMSDDTLRLLLKAGYARATARLRSNFGPTQGGVPDANESGAPKPTPT from the coding sequence ATGCCGGACATCAAGACTGTTCTCGATGAAGATCGGACCAAACCGTTGGAAGAGGCGCCGGGTCTGTGCCTATCGGGCGGCGGCTATCGCGCCATGGTGTTTCACGTTGGGGCGATCTACCGGCTGAACGAACTCGGGCTGCTCGGCAAGCTTGGTCGCATCTCCAGCGTGTCGGGTGGCTCAATGACCGCGGGCGCGCTAGCGGCGCATTGGCCTGATCTCGCCTGGAGCAACGGTCGCGCCACCAATCTTGATGAGCAACTGCTCAAACCGGTGCTCCGGCAGGCACGTGAGTCGATCGACGTCTCGTCGGCGCTGCAGCGTTTCAATCCGCTGTCGTCGCCAGCAAGAGCGGCAGCGAAAAGCTACAGCCGCAATCTCACGAAAGGCCTTGCGCTAAAGGACATCGTCGCGCCGCCAAACGGGCCACGCTTTGTATTCAACGCAACCAGTTTAATGACTGGCAAAGCAGTGCGCTTCAGGCAGGATTATATCGCAGACTATACAGTCGGCGTGTTTACTGGCGTCAACGTGAGCCTAGCGCAGGCTATCGCCGCTTCGGCAGCGTTCCCGCCAGTGCTGTCGCCGGCGTCACTTTCGCTAGCGGGGGCGGCGCTCGATCCTGCAACGAAAGGGCCCAGCGCGGCTGGAGCGATGCTTGAGACCTGGCTGCTTACCGATGGCGGCGTCTACGATAATCTTGGCTCAGAGACAGTATGGAAACGCTGCAGAACGATCTTCGTCAGCAATGCCGGCAAGCCCTTTGCAGTGGACGAGCAGCCCCCAACCGACCTGCTACAGCAGCCATTGCGTGTGCTGGATTTGATGGGCGCGCAGCAGGAGGATTTCCGCGAGCGAGTGCTAGCGCACGCCTTTGATATTGGTGCGCGCGTCGGCGCGATGTGGGGCCTGACCTCCAGCGGCATTAACCTGGCTGGGCCAACTTCTCTTTTAACACAAGACGAATTCCTGGCAGCGCAGGCAGTTGGTACGCGGCTGGAGGCAATGAGCGATGACACGCTGCGCCTGCTCCTGAAGGCAGGCTATGCCCGCGCGACCGCGCGGCTGCGCAGCAATTTCGGGCCAACCCAAGGTGGCGTGCCGGATGCAAATGAGAGTGGGGCGCCCAAGCCCACTCCAACCTGA
- a CDS encoding peptidoglycan-binding domain 1 protein gives MNLPQDWFDAAVAITPGFEVQGDPYLGVSGDFDGMGISCGALQWNIGKKSLQPMVQAVGETVVRSTMPTFGADMWSACGGSIAEGLAIVRSWQNGTTLRPKPKAELRALMGSPAMRQEQNRRIGKVADRALKAANTWAADSSGGTATKRSFCWFFDLTTQNGGLNGLTPAVLKAFMQDHTPDRVDDFICDFLATRPGNSGHAADARKNATLWRGTTQNEKLELLCMSFLRSQSSLPKWRHVVLNRKGAIAVGKGWVNSGLKDFSSYGL, from the coding sequence ATGAATCTCCCGCAGGATTGGTTCGATGCCGCAGTCGCGATCACGCCTGGTTTCGAGGTGCAGGGCGACCCCTATCTTGGGGTCTCTGGCGATTTCGACGGCATGGGGATTTCGTGCGGCGCCCTACAATGGAATATCGGCAAGAAATCGCTTCAGCCGATGGTTCAAGCGGTCGGCGAAACAGTCGTGCGCAGCACAATGCCGACGTTTGGAGCAGACATGTGGTCAGCTTGCGGCGGCTCCATAGCCGAGGGGCTGGCGATTGTCCGGAGCTGGCAGAATGGAACCACGCTCAGACCGAAGCCGAAGGCGGAACTGCGGGCTCTGATGGGCTCTCCGGCAATGCGCCAGGAGCAGAACCGGAGGATTGGCAAGGTGGCGGATCGGGCGCTGAAGGCCGCCAACACATGGGCTGCTGACAGTTCAGGCGGAACAGCTACCAAGCGCTCCTTCTGCTGGTTCTTCGATCTGACCACGCAGAACGGCGGGCTGAATGGCCTCACGCCAGCGGTTCTGAAAGCTTTCATGCAGGACCACACCCCGGACCGCGTCGATGACTTCATTTGCGACTTCCTTGCCACACGACCCGGCAATAGTGGCCATGCCGCCGATGCCCGTAAGAATGCGACCCTCTGGCGTGGAACGACGCAAAACGAAAAACTTGAACTCTTGTGCATGAGTTTCTTGCGCTCCCAGAGCTCGCTGCCAAAATGGCGGCACGTGGTACTGAACCGGAAAGGCGCCATTGCAGTGGGCAAAGGATGGGTGAATAGCGGATTGAAGGACTTCTCTAGCTACGGTCTTTAA